From a region of the Candidatus Gracilibacteria bacterium genome:
- the rplK gene encoding 50S ribosomal protein L11 produces the protein MAKKEVKGYIKLQIKGGQANPAPPVGPALGQYGVPIQEFTSQFNERTKDKMGVKLPVVITVFEDRTFTFVVKQPPASTLIKGKLNLKSGSKLPQKEKVGHLKFDDLKSLAEEKMPDLNAWDTAGAMKTLMGTARATGVTTDIDDMTLEELRKKLAA, from the coding sequence ATGGCTAAAAAAGAAGTGAAAGGATATATAAAGTTACAAATCAAGTGAGGACAAGCTAATCCAGCTCCTCCAGTAGGACCTGCCCTTGGTCAATACGGGGTACCTATTCAAGAATTTACATCTCAATTCAACGAACGAACAAAAGATAAAATGGGAGTAAAACTTCCTGTTGTCATCACTGTTTTCGAAGATAGAACATTTACATTCGTCGTTAAACAACCACCTGCAAGTACTCTTATTAAAGGAAAACTTAATCTTAAATCAGGATCTAAACTTCCACAAAAAGAAAAAGTTGGTCACCTAAAATTTGATGATTTAAAATCATTGGCAGAAGAAAAAATGCCTGATCTTAATGCTTGGGATACTGCTGGAGCAATGAAAACTCTTATGGGTACAGCTCGAGCTACTGGTGTTACAACAGATATCGATGATATGACTCTCGAAGAACTCAGAAAAAAACTTGCTGCATAA
- a CDS encoding response regulator gives MSNRTVLIIEDNEDIQEIYKIHFESQGFTVISTLNGLDGIIKTLEISPDIILLDIMMPQMDGFEVLETIKNHSSINTPIIVCSNLSQESDKHKTFELGAHLFLVKSDYTGAQVVQKVISFLEKNKSS, from the coding sequence ATGAGTAATAGAACCGTTTTAATTATCGAGGATAATGAGGATATACAAGAAATATACAAGATACATTTTGAATCACAGTGATTTACAGTTATTTCTACACTCAATGGCTTAGACGGGATTATAAAAACCCTTGAAATATCTCCAGATATCATATTACTCGATATTATGATGCCGCAAATGGATGGATTTGAAGTCCTAGAAACTATAAAAAATCACTCATCTATTAACACACCCATTATAGTGTGTAGCAATCTTTCACAAGAATCAGATAAACACAAAACCTTTGAATTATGAGCACATTTATTCTTGGTGAAATCTGACTATACTGGGGCACAAGTAGTACAAAAAGTAATTTCATTTTTAGAAAAAAATAAGAGCTCATAG
- a CDS encoding TM2 domain-containing protein, which produces MEKTVNINWVISMILWFFFGMFGVHRYFNGKIVSGIIMLITFGGLGIWWLIDGIVLVLGKFTDAENKYVKIYKSESPTSVQL; this is translated from the coding sequence ATGGAAAAAACAGTAAATATAAACTGGGTCATAAGTATGATACTCTGGTTTTTCTTCGGTATGTTTGGAGTTCATAGATATTTCAATTGAAAAATCGTATCTGGAATTATCATGTTAATTACATTTGGTTGACTTTGAATATGGTGGCTCATTGATGGAATCGTCCTAGTATTAGGGAAATTCACAGATGCTGAAAATAAGTATGTTAAGATATATAAATCAGAATCTCCTACTTCAGTACAATTGTAA
- a CDS encoding serine/threonine-protein phosphatase yields the protein MKLLRYLISMFLFLVLGIGIFVSYIIAGDIVNMSFFSFFNIFLIVLIQFLIIRGVFYLFYDKPILVLEYTIKKFLVGSLRDEEISFKKTINPHLNYVLFFFRKTLSTLKNIKSEFIHGKEIKSEVDFAAEIQEKLFHKTIPVVPHLEIVARSKPAAEIGGDSFDIIPQGDNYYIYVGDATGHGVGAGFIMMMVNALVSGFSIVSHKGNQILALTNDIIKPRVKANLLMSMLLIRWNAEEKRLYMTGAGHEYLMIYKNKSNKCFKIKSGGVALGMTKNIHKLLKEREISFEENDIIILYSDGITEAINQSKRDGNETMFGEDRLIEAIEKAPEIGTMRLKTARSVFKNISISLSQFMGYKHLQLDDITLVTIQYVSDRYKKDEDCSEMMSDELITDWQWNK from the coding sequence ATGAAACTTCTCCGTTATCTCATAAGTATGTTTCTTTTTCTTGTTTTAGGAATAGGAATATTTGTGAGCTACATCATTGCCTGAGATATTGTAAATATGAGTTTTTTCTCATTTTTTAATATTTTTCTCATTGTACTTATTCAGTTTCTCATCATTAGAGGGGTGTTTTATCTCTTTTATGATAAACCAATCCTGGTACTCGAATATACTATTAAAAAGTTTCTCGTAGGGTCACTGAGGGACGAAGAAATAAGTTTTAAAAAAACAATTAACCCCCATCTTAACTATGTTTTATTCTTTTTTAGAAAGACGCTCAGTACACTAAAAAACATAAAATCAGAGTTTATTCACGGAAAGGAAATAAAATCTGAGGTCGATTTTGCAGCAGAAATACAAGAAAAACTGTTTCATAAAACTATTCCAGTTGTTCCACATCTAGAAATTGTCGCGAGATCAAAACCTGCAGCAGAAATAGGTTGAGATAGTTTTGATATCATTCCACAGTGAGATAACTATTATATATACGTAGGAGACGCGACGGGTCATGGGGTTGGAGCGTGATTTATTATGATGATGGTGAACGCACTCGTGTCTGGTTTTTCAATAGTAAGTCATAAATGAAACCAAATTCTTGCTCTTACAAATGATATCATTAAACCTCGAGTAAAGGCTAATCTCCTCATGAGTATGCTCCTGATTCGTTGGAACGCTGAAGAAAAAAGACTCTATATGACTGGAGCCTGACATGAGTATCTGATGATTTATAAAAATAAAAGTAACAAGTGTTTTAAAATAAAATCAGGATGAGTGGCACTTGGTATGACAAAAAATATACATAAACTCCTCAAAGAACGAGAAATATCCTTTGAAGAAAATGATATAATTATCCTCTACAGTGATGGAATCACTGAAGCGATTAACCAAAGCAAAAGAGATGGAAATGAAACAATGTTTGGAGAAGATAGACTTATAGAAGCAATAGAAAAAGCACCAGAAATAGGAACAATGAGACTCAAAACCGCACGAAGTGTATTCAAGAATATATCTATATCTCTTTCACAATTTATGTGATACAAACATCTTCAACTGGATGATATAACTCTCGTGACTATTCAGTATGTTTCAGACCGTTATAAAAAAGATGAGGATTGCAGTGAAATGATGTCAGACGAATTAATTACAGATTGGCAATGGAATAAGTAA
- a CDS encoding histidine kinase, translating into MLTEQISYHDAAWDMSPDTGFPRDKCQLVLVFSAPSLVCNADIYDFVRAKYPQAHIITVSTSGEIYKEFVRDESVCVNALYFEKTQIVVHETEIDAMSESYSKGQELAQSLLGDKLRHVIVFSDGLQVNGSSLIQGMKEILGTSIGLTGGLAGDSADFKETFVAHNRVPNSKKMIIVIGFYGEYFQVGKGSVGGWDSFGQKRLVTKSQDNIVYELDEKPVLDLYKTYLGDQAKDLPSSGLLFPLNIYEPGSDTSVVRTLLSINEDDKSITFAGNVPQGYTAQLMKGNFNRIIGGAAQAADTGITGMKHSSFALLVSCVGRKLVLGQRSEEEIEVIRNIIGNSVAIGGFYSYGEVGPSEHDILDCQLHNQTMTLTLFGEL; encoded by the coding sequence ATGCTTACAGAACAAATATCATATCATGATGCAGCTTGGGATATGAGTCCTGATACTGGCTTTCCACGAGATAAATGCCAATTAGTACTCGTGTTTAGTGCTCCATCACTGGTTTGTAATGCTGATATATATGATTTTGTGAGAGCGAAATACCCACAGGCACATATCATTACAGTCTCAACATCTGGGGAAATATATAAGGAATTTGTGCGAGATGAAAGCGTGTGTGTCAATGCACTGTATTTTGAAAAAACTCAGATAGTAGTTCATGAAACCGAAATAGATGCTATGTCTGAGAGTTATAGTAAGTGACAAGAACTTGCTCAGTCACTTCTAGGAGACAAGCTTCGACATGTTATTGTTTTTTCTGATGGACTTCAGGTAAATGGATCCTCTCTTATTCAAGGAATGAAAGAAATACTGTGAACATCAATCGGGTTAACAGGATGACTTGCTGGTGATTCTGCAGACTTCAAAGAAACTTTTGTTGCACATAATAGAGTACCAAATTCAAAGAAAATGATAATAGTTATTGGTTTTTATGGAGAATATTTTCAGGTTGGTAAATGATCAGTTGGAGGCTGGGATAGTTTTGGACAAAAAAGACTAGTCACAAAATCTCAGGATAATATTGTCTATGAGCTCGATGAAAAACCTGTGTTAGATTTATATAAAACGTATTTATGAGATCAGGCAAAAGACCTTCCAAGTTCTGGTTTACTCTTTCCTCTTAATATTTATGAACCATGATCTGATACTAGTGTGGTACGAACCTTGCTCTCTATCAATGAGGATGATAAAAGTATTACTTTTGCCTGAAATGTACCACAAGGATACACCGCACAACTGATGAAAGGGAATTTTAATAGAATTATAGGGTGAGCGGCTCAGGCAGCAGATACAGGAATCACTTGAATGAAACACTCATCTTTTGCTCTTCTAGTAAGTTGTGTCGGGAGAAAGCTTGTGCTCTGACAAAGAAGTGAAGAAGAGATAGAAGTTATTCGTAATATCATCGGAAACTCAGTAGCTATAGGTTGATTCTATTCCTATTGAGAAGTGTGACCCTCTGAGCATGACATTCTCGATTGCCAGTTGCATAATCAAACAATGACACTTACTTTATTCTGAGAACTATAA
- a CDS encoding PAS domain-containing protein yields MNTSFLEATGFDVEEVLGKNLGDTIRRDEKRDKIENIYESLETQGLGIQEELVTTRKNGSQFISEVSFTPIFNSQNIIVFFLVIERDITKEKEVDAMKDEFLSIASHELRTPMTIINGYNELLLSGSFGEITEQQKKYLLRIESNINNLINIVNDMLDIGKLESGKITFEYESFSLHDLIDEVYSFFRRMCESKGLSISYSSQELEVYLDRQKIKQVLNNLVGNACKFTEQGSIMISTEILEGDTILRVSVTDTGLGIAEENKNKLFKKFSQVDNYLQKTQKGTGLGLSICKTIIEGMNGKIDMKPCLDHPGSIFYFDIPFKK; encoded by the coding sequence TTGAATACTTCATTCCTTGAAGCTACCTGATTTGATGTTGAGGAAGTACTGGGTAAAAATCTTTGAGATACCATTCGAAGAGATGAAAAAAGAGACAAAATTGAAAATATTTATGAATCTTTAGAAACACAAGGACTTGGTATTCAAGAGGAATTGGTCACCACAAGAAAAAATGGTTCGCAGTTTATTTCAGAAGTATCATTTACTCCAATATTTAATTCACAAAATATTATAGTATTTTTTTTAGTGATTGAGCGAGATATTACTAAAGAAAAAGAAGTAGATGCCATGAAAGATGAGTTTCTTTCCATTGCTTCTCATGAGCTTCGAACCCCTATGACAATTATTAATGGGTATAATGAATTATTACTTTCTGGGTCATTTGGTGAAATTACAGAGCAACAAAAAAAATATCTTCTCAGGATAGAATCTAATATTAATAACCTCATTAATATAGTAAATGATATGTTGGATATAGGAAAACTAGAGTCAGGAAAAATTACATTTGAGTATGAATCTTTTTCTCTCCATGACCTCATAGATGAAGTATATTCATTTTTTAGAAGAATGTGTGAATCAAAAGGACTTAGTATTTCTTATTCAAGCCAAGAGCTAGAAGTTTATCTTGATCGACAAAAAATCAAACAAGTCCTCAATAATCTTGTAGGAAATGCGTGTAAATTTACTGAGCAAGGAAGTATAATGATTTCAACAGAAATACTTGAGTGAGATACTATATTAAGAGTCAGTGTTACTGATACGTGATTAGGTATTGCTGAAGAAAATAAAAATAAGCTCTTTAAAAAATTCTCACAAGTTGATAATTATTTACAAAAAACTCAAAAAGGGACAGGATTAGGCCTCTCTATTTGTAAAACTATTATTGAATGAATGAATGGAAAAATAGATATGAAACCGTGTCTTGATCATCCTGGAAGTATTTTTTATTTTGATATTCCTTTCAAAAAATAA
- a CDS encoding sigma-70 family RNA polymerase sigma factor, whose product MNRNHNEIIKELYESTIDGLYRFAYFKLQSQEEEILDLIQESFYKLSLELKAGKKIDNMNAYIYKVLGNKIIDYYRKQKSVSLDEHIDVHGDTFEGGSNIEDITHAKLEVEKVYRILAGLDGFEKDIFLLRYVEELSPKEISKIYDIPVNTLTVRLHRIKEKVSSHLIDPNETNE is encoded by the coding sequence ATGAATAGAAACCATAATGAAATTATAAAAGAGCTCTATGAAAGTACTATTGATGGTCTCTATAGATTTGCGTATTTTAAACTCCAATCTCAAGAAGAGGAAATATTAGATTTAATTCAAGAGTCATTTTATAAACTCTCTCTCGAACTCAAAGCATGAAAAAAAATAGATAATATGAATGCATATATCTATAAAGTACTATGAAATAAAATTATAGATTACTACCGAAAACAAAAGTCTGTGTCACTAGATGAACATATAGATGTACACGGAGATACCTTTGAAGGAGGAAGTAATATAGAAGATATTACCCACGCAAAACTCGAAGTCGAAAAAGTATATAGAATACTTGCGTGACTCGATGGCTTTGAAAAAGATATATTTTTACTGAGATATGTTGAAGAGCTGAGTCCAAAAGAAATCTCTAAAATATATGATATCCCAGTAAATACGCTCACTGTGAGACTTCACAGAATAAAAGAAAAAGTAAGTTCACATCTTATTGATCCAAACGAAACCAATGAATAA
- a CDS encoding DUF87 domain-containing protein, producing the protein MNRQEKLIELVGKRYTGDVTGFLPSGKDEGTPKDSKDGKKISNSEENKNILAAEKEYKEALAYVKDAISPAFLKVYQDKIRINNTFAKTFFVYSYPNFLEGNWLSPVINWDVKFDMSLYVYPIESAFVQKYLRKRLTQLHSERSINAEKGLINDPGLEAQIQDVEELRAKLTRGMEKYFHMGLYITVYSDTEESLNRIGKDIETILAGRNVLQKQSFLRAEQGFISTGPFAKDDLGVYRNISTGGLSTTFPFSSSTLSHDDGILYGVNTHNNSLILYDRFKSENANMVVFAKSGSGKSFTVKLEILRMLMMGIDVIVIDPENEYRPLVDTVGGSYLDVSLNSNERINPFDLPLGMKDHEEKPGDLLRSSVINLLGLMNLLLGKMTPDEESLMEKGLITTYSLKGITIEDDNIEGKEVPIMQDLKDVLETMDGANSLVTRMEKYTSGIFAGIFSKRTNIDLKEGLQVFSVRDLDDILRPTTMYVILNHIWNKVRSSNKKRIMVIDEAWNIMQHEDSAKFLFGLVKRARKYNLGITTITQDVEDFAASSYGKPIISNSSIQLLLKQSSASIDALQNIFKLTEQEKYILLNSAVGQGLFFAGAEHVGIQVLASFYEEQIVSTNPNR; encoded by the coding sequence GTGAATCGACAAGAAAAACTTATTGAACTCGTTTGAAAGAGATACACCTGAGATGTTACAGGTTTTTTACCATCTTGAAAAGACGAGTGAACTCCCAAAGACTCAAAAGACTGAAAAAAAATCTCCAACTCTGAAGAAAATAAAAATATACTCGCTGCTGAAAAAGAGTACAAAGAAGCTCTTGCCTACGTAAAAGATGCTATTTCACCAGCCTTTCTCAAAGTGTATCAAGATAAGATCAGAATAAATAACACCTTTGCAAAGACATTTTTTGTCTATTCATATCCAAATTTTTTAGAGTGAAACTGGCTTTCACCGGTTATAAACTGGGATGTGAAGTTTGATATGAGTTTATACGTCTATCCAATTGAATCAGCCTTTGTACAAAAATATCTCCGTAAACGACTCACTCAACTCCATTCTGAACGAAGTATCAATGCAGAGAAATGACTCATCAATGATCCAGGGCTTGAAGCTCAGATTCAAGACGTCGAAGAATTACGAGCTAAACTCACTCGTGGTATGGAAAAATACTTTCATATGGGTCTCTATATTACGGTGTACTCAGATACGGAAGAATCACTCAACAGAATTGGGAAAGATATAGAAACTATTCTCGCTGGTCGAAATGTCCTTCAGAAACAAAGTTTTCTGCGAGCAGAACAATGATTTATTTCTACAGGTCCATTTGCAAAGGATGATTTAGGAGTGTATAGAAATATCTCAACATGAGGACTCTCAACTACCTTCCCTTTTTCAAGTTCTACGCTCTCTCATGACGACTGAATACTCTATTGAGTGAATACTCATAATAATTCCCTCATACTCTACGATCGATTTAAATCAGAAAATGCAAATATGGTTGTATTTGCAAAATCTGGATCTGGGAAATCATTTACCGTGAAACTTGAAATACTCAGAATGCTCATGATGTGAATCGATGTCATAGTAATAGATCCTGAAAATGAGTATAGACCATTGGTGGATACCGTGTGAGGAAGTTATCTCGATGTGAGTCTTAACTCAAATGAGAGAATCAATCCCTTTGATTTACCACTTGGGATGAAAGATCATGAAGAAAAACCATGAGATCTTCTTAGATCATCAGTTATAAACTTGCTTGGTCTCATGAATCTCCTGCTTGGAAAAATGACCCCAGACGAAGAATCACTTATGGAAAAATGACTCATCACCACATACTCTCTTAAGTGAATTACCATTGAAGATGATAATATAGAGTGAAAAGAAGTGCCAATTATGCAAGACCTCAAAGACGTCCTAGAAACGATGGATGGTGCAAATTCTCTCGTAACCAGAATGGAGAAATATACGAGTGGAATATTTGCCTGAATATTTTCAAAACGAACCAATATAGACCTCAAAGAGTGACTCCAAGTATTTTCTGTTCGAGATCTCGACGATATACTTCGACCAACGACTATGTATGTAATCCTGAACCATATTTGGAATAAAGTACGTAGTTCAAACAAAAAACGTATCATGGTTATTGATGAAGCTTGGAATATTATGCAACACGAGGACTCTGCTAAGTTCTTGTTTGGACTTGTAAAACGAGCACGTAAATATAATCTCTGAATCACTACTATCACTCAAGATGTGGAGGATTTTGCAGCAAGTAGCTACGGAAAACCTATTATCTCTAACTCATCTATTCAACTCTTACTCAAACAATCAAGTGCTTCTATAGACGCACTACAAAACATATTTAAACTCACAGAACAAGAAAAATATATACTCCTTAACTCTGCTGTCGGACAAGGACTCTTTTTTGCTGGAGCAGAACATGTTTGAATCCAAGTCCTTGCTTCATTTTATGAGGAGCAAATTGTATCAACCAATCCAAATAGATAA